From Micromonospora echinospora:
CCGGACCCCCGGCGCCGCCGAGATCCGCAGCGACGGGGCGATCCAGTGGACCCGTTTGATGCCCGCGTACCCCTCCGGCGACCCGTCGGCCAGCAGTTGCGGATCGGCCCCGTCGCGCATGGTCAGGGCGCCCTGCGACGGCCGCGCGTCGTAGCTGATCTGCGGCGGGACCGCGCGGCGGACGCTGATCCCGGGCGGTGGCGCCACGCCCGCGGGGAACAGCTCGATACGGGTGGCGGTGGCGTGCTCGACCCGCGCCTCGATCCGCAGCGGCACCGCCAGGTCGCGGTCACTGACCTGCGCGACGACGGTCTCGGCGCCCGGACCGGAGCGCAGCCGCGCGAGCGCCCGGGCCGGCACGGCGTCGAGGGCCGCGGCGAACCACGAGGGAAGGTACGTGATGGTGAGCCGCTCGTCGGCGGATGTGGTCGCGTCCCGGCGCACGTGCAGCACGTTGCCGAGGAAGTCGACCATGACGCATGTCGGAAGCAGGGGATTGCCCCGCCAGAACTCGAACCACTCGGAGCCCCAGTAGTCGGGGTCGTCCACTGTCAGGCGGGCGTCGTCGAGCACCTCGGCGAGGCCGTCCGCGGCCCGGGTGAGGATCTCCAGCTGGTTCACCACAGCGGATCACCTCCGCCAGAAGCGTACGGATGCGCGCCGGATGTCGCTGTCAGGTGCGTGCCAGTCGGCCGTCGGCATTCATGGGCGGCGAGGTGGCACGAGCCTGGAAGGTGCTCAGAGGACCGTGTCGGAGTAGACCTCGACGTCGTAGAGCAGTTGCACGTGGCGCCGGCCGTTCGTGATGCCGACGAAGGTCGGGTCACCGGCCGGGGTGTGGCCCCGGCGCCACACCTGTTCCCGAGCCGCCTCCCGCGACTCGTGGTGGATCTTGCCCTCCTGGTGCAGTTGCAGGACGCGACGGGCGGTGCTCCGGTCGCTGTCGAGGTGGACTCGCAGCACAGGCATGGGTGATCTCCTAGCCGACCGTCACGGTCCAGCTTCCTCCGTTCGATCAGCTTACCGATGTTAAGTTGCCTGTCCAATGACATAGAGTCGGCTGCATGACCACCGCGGAGCCGGGTGCGCCGACGACAACCTCAGCCGGGCGGGACAGCCGCGTCCCACCGCCGATATGGCTGCGTGCGGAACCCTCGCGCGCGCGACGTAAACCGCCGCTGACTCTCGGCCGCATCGTGGACACAGCGGTGACCGTGCTGGACGAGCAGAGCATCGAAGGACTGACGATGCGCTGCCTCGCCCAGCGTCTCGACGTGACGGCGACCGCGTTGTACTGGCACGTGAGGACGAAGGACGACGTCCTGGACCTGGCCGTCGACCGGATCTTCGGCGACGTGCCCGTTCCGGACGTGAGCGACGACTGGCTGGCGGACATCCGCGTCCTCGTCCGAGGATGGCGCGGCGCCATGCTGGACCATCCCTGGGCACCGGGGCTGGTCGGGCGTCCGATGCTCGGACCGAACGTCCTGGCCCGTACCGAGTTCCTGCAGTCGGCGCTGGTGCGCGGCGGCTGTAGCGGACTTCAGCTCGCGGTGGCCACGCGAATGGTGGCCAACTACGTCATCGGCGCCGCGCTCACCGAAGCCACCTGGCACCGGTTCGCGGACCCCGACGCGAGAGCCGCGGCCCGCGCCCATGTCGCCGCGAACGCCGGCGCCTATCCGACTCTCGACGCCTCCGGCCATCTCGACGGCGACCGATGGGACGACGACGTGCTGTTCGAGCAGGGCCTCAACGGCATTCTCCTGGCGGCGGCACGGGCAGGTGGCGCTGTCTCAAAACCTGTGTCGCGAAAACCTACCGAGTTTTGAGAACCCGGTAGATCGTGGCGCGCGAGACGTCGTATCGATCGGCCAGCTCGTCGACGCCGAGCCGGTCGGTCTCCCGCAGGCGGCGTACCTCCTGCGCGTCCGCGGCCGTCAACGCCGCCGGCCGGCCGCCGGCCCGGCGGGGCGTACCCGGCTCGGGAACGCCGCCCGCGGCCGGGTCCTCCGCCGCCAGCAGCGTGCGGACGCCGTCGAGGATCAGCCGCCGCAGCCGGGCAGGTGGCACGTCCCGGAACAGCACCACAGGATCGGCGAGCCCGGCGACCACCTGAGCCGCGCGTACGCGCTGGGCGAGCGCCGGCCGGGGGCCGCTGACGAGCGTGTTGGCCAGGGCGATCGCGGCCCGGAAGCGGTCGGCGACCGGCGCCTGCACGAGCAGCGTCATGTCGCGGACCAGCATGAGCAGCGTGTCCCGGTGGCGCAGGTGCACGTCGAGGAACGCCTCGATCGCACGCCAGCGCACCGTCTCCGGGTCGCCGGCGGCCTCCGCCTCGTTCAGCGCCTGCTCCAGTTCGTCGAGCACCGGGCCGGTCAGCTCGTGGAGCACGTCCTCCTTGGCGGCGAAATGGTAGTAGAGCGCGGCCTTCGTGATGCCGACCCGGTCGGCGATCTCCTGCATGGAGGTGGCCCGGTATCCGCGCTCGGCGAACAGGGCCGCCGCGACCGCCAGGATCCGCTGCCTCGTCACGCCGCTCCCTACCGCCGGTAAGTAAAGTTGCTATCATTCTGACCGTGGGTCAGGTTACTGCTGTCGACGTGTCCTTTGCGAGCAACGGTGGCCGGCGAGCCGGCCGCCTGTACCGGCCGGAGGGATCGCATCCGGCGCCGTGCGTCGTGATGTGCGCCGGCTTCGGCAGCACCGCGGACCGGCTGTCCGGCTGGGCCGAGGTCTTCGCCGCCGCCGGGCTCGCGGCGATGGTGTTCGACTACGGCAGCTTCGGGCGGAGCGACGGCGATCCGC
This genomic window contains:
- a CDS encoding TetR/AcrR family transcriptional regulator, with protein sequence MTTAEPGAPTTTSAGRDSRVPPPIWLRAEPSRARRKPPLTLGRIVDTAVTVLDEQSIEGLTMRCLAQRLDVTATALYWHVRTKDDVLDLAVDRIFGDVPVPDVSDDWLADIRVLVRGWRGAMLDHPWAPGLVGRPMLGPNVLARTEFLQSALVRGGCSGLQLAVATRMVANYVIGAALTEATWHRFADPDARAAARAHVAANAGAYPTLDASGHLDGDRWDDDVLFEQGLNGILLAAARAGGAVSKPVSRKPTEF
- a CDS encoding TetR family transcriptional regulator; the encoded protein is MTRQRILAVAAALFAERGYRATSMQEIADRVGITKAALYYHFAAKEDVLHELTGPVLDELEQALNEAEAAGDPETVRWRAIEAFLDVHLRHRDTLLMLVRDMTLLVQAPVADRFRAAIALANTLVSGPRPALAQRVRAAQVVAGLADPVVLFRDVPPARLRRLILDGVRTLLAAEDPAAGGVPEPGTPRRAGGRPAALTAADAQEVRRLRETDRLGVDELADRYDVSRATIYRVLKTR